From Bradyrhizobium sp. 4:
CAACATCGAAGAAGGCGGCTCGCTGACGATCATCGCGACCGCGCTGGTCGATACCGGCAGCCGCATGGACGAAGTCATCTTCGAAGAGTTCAAGGGCACCGGTAACTCCGAGCTGATCCTCGACCGCAAGGTTTCGGACAAACGGACCTTCCCGGCGATCGACATTTCGCGCTCCGGCACCCGCAAGGAAGAGCTGATCACCGATCCGGTGGTCCTGAAGAAGATGTACGTGCTCCGCCGCATCCTGAATCCGATGGGGACGATGGATGGTATCGACTTCCTGCTCGACAAGCTGCGTTCGACCAAGAGCAATTCCGAGTTCTTCGACTCGATGAACACCTGATTGCAGTGCAGCATGATCAAAGGGCGCCTTCGGGCGCCCTTTTTCATTGTGCGGCTTTGCTGCAACGAAGCTGCAGCATTGTGGGGCGTCTGTCGCTTGGAGCGGACGTCGCATAAAATATTGATATAATTCACTAATACGGTGATCGATGGACGTTGCTTATTCCGTTGGAAGCGGTTCTTGCAGCAGATGTTCACGAATTATTGCATCGCAACATCGGCTTTGCTGCGGGAATTGGTGCAGCAAATCGCGCGATTTGTCTGCCGAAACGGATGTTTGCCTTTTCGCTTTCAGCCGGACAAATAGGCCATGCATCCGCGAGACCAGACCATCTTTGCGCTGTCGTCCGGCCGTCCGCCGAGCGCGCTCGCGGTGGTGCGCGTCTCCGGGCCAGGCGCCAGCCTGGTGCTGACGACGCTGGCGGGCAAGCTGCCGGCGCCGAGGCAGGCCAGCCGCCGACTCATTCATGACGGTGTCGGCCAGCCGATCGACGATTCCGTGGTGCTGTGGTTTCCCGGGCCCGCCAGCGCGACCGGCGAGGATGTCGCCGAATTTCACGTCCATGGCGGCCGCGCGGTGCTGGCCGCACTGTTTACCACAATTTCCGTAATTCCGAATATTCGAGCTGCCGAGCCCGGCGAATTCACGCGGCGCGCCTTCGAGAACGGCAAGCTCGACCTGACTGAGGCGGAGGGCCTCGACGATCTCATTCATGCCGACACCGACCGCCAGCGCCGCCAGGCGTTACGGCAGTTGCAGGGTCTCCTCGGCAATCGCGCGCGCGACTGGCGCGAGCGCATCATCGAGGCTTCGGCCTTGATCGAGGCCGGCATCGATTTCTCCGACGAGGGCGATGTACCCGCCGAGTTGATCGCGCCTGCGGTCAAGGCGATCGGTGCGCTGCACGACGAAATCGCAGAAGTCCTTGCGGCACAGGGACAAGCTGAACGTTTGCGCGACGGCCTGGTGGTTGCGATCGCAGGCGAGCCGAACGTCGGCAAGTCGACGCTGATCAACCAGCTCGCGCGCCGCGACGTCGCGATCGTCTCGCCGCATGCCGGCACGACACGCGATGTGATCGAGGTGCAGCTCGATCTCGATGGCTATCCGGTCACGGTGATCGACACCGCCGGCATTCGTGAGACCGACGATCCGGTGGAGCAGGAGGGTGTTCGCCGGGCGCGAGCCCGAGCCGAAGACGCCGACCTCGTGTTGTGGCTGGTGGAGGCGGGGCGCGCTGTCGATCCGGCCGCGATCCCTTTGCTGGGGACGTCCGGCAACGCAGGCAGCCGCTCCGGCTCGGTCTGGATCGTGCGCAACAAGATCGATCTCAGCGGGGTCGAGGACGTCGGCCCGGGCGGTGCGTTCGGAATTGCGGCGAGCCGGGGGGACGGCATTCCCGAGCTGGTCGATGCCCTGGTGAAATTCGCCGCCGAGTTTTTCGGAACGATCGAGGGCGCGTCGGTGACCCGGGCCCGGCAGCGGGATCTGCTGCGCCGGGCAGCGGACAGCTTGCGCCGGAGTCTTGAGCTAGTAGAAGAGGGCGAGGAGCTTGCCGCCGAAGAGCTGCGCGCTGCGGCCTATGCCTTGGGCCGGCTGCTGGGTCGGGTGGATGTCGAGGACATCCTGGGGGCGATTTTCCAGAAATTCTGTGTTGGAAAGTAGCCCTAGTTCTTCATTGTAGAACTAGCCTTCGTTCCACTTCTTGTGTTTCACGTGAAACAGAGCCGGCTCGGTTCAAGATGTTTCACGTGAAACACTCATCGACTAGTCGCTGGTTTGCGCATGGGCCCGCTGCAAGCGGTAACACCTTGGGAGCGGGTGCGCGGAAAGGTCTTGATTGCGTCTGTCCGCTCGCAAGGCCTTGGGGTACGGTCCTGCCGTCGCGGTCCGATCGCCGACCCGTCTTGGCCTTCGGACCACCCTTTTCCCCTCGTGACCCCTTTTCCTCTCACAAAAAACGACAACGTTTCCAAGGGCCACTCTACTCTGCATGGGGTTGTTTTCGCGAAAAGACCTTGGGTCCGCTTTGCACGGTTTCACGTGAAACAACTGCCTCTCCAGTTTCCGCTTCCGGCTTCCCTGCCTGTGAGTTAGAAGTCCGCCCATGCGAACAGAGCGAGAGAGCTTCGACGTCATCGTGATTGGCGGCGGCCACGCCGGCTGTGAGGCCGCTTCTGCCTCTGCCCGGATGGGCGCGGCGACCGCTCTTGTCACGCACCGTTTCTCCACAGTCGGTGCCATGTCCTGCAATCCCGCCATTGGCGGTCTGGGCAAGGGTCATCTGGTTCGGGAGGTCGACGCGCTCGATGGCCTGATGGGCCGGGTCGGCGATGCCGGCGGCATCCAGTTTCGCGTCCTCAATCGCCGTAAGGGCCCGGCGGTGCGTGGTCCGCGCGCGCAGGCGGACCGGAAGCTCTATGCCGCCGCGATGCAAGTGGCGATCCGGGAGACCGGGGGTCTTTCCGTCATCGAAGGCGAGGCGGACGAGCTGATCGTGGTCGAGGGACGGGTGATCGGCCTGCGCCTGGCGAATGGCCGCGAACTTCGGGCAGGGGCTGTCGTCGTCACCACCGGCACCTTCCTCCGCGGACTGATCCA
This genomic window contains:
- the mnmE gene encoding tRNA uridine-5-carboxymethylaminomethyl(34) synthesis GTPase MnmE gives rise to the protein MHPRDQTIFALSSGRPPSALAVVRVSGPGASLVLTTLAGKLPAPRQASRRLIHDGVGQPIDDSVVLWFPGPASATGEDVAEFHVHGGRAVLAALFTTISVIPNIRAAEPGEFTRRAFENGKLDLTEAEGLDDLIHADTDRQRRQALRQLQGLLGNRARDWRERIIEASALIEAGIDFSDEGDVPAELIAPAVKAIGALHDEIAEVLAAQGQAERLRDGLVVAIAGEPNVGKSTLINQLARRDVAIVSPHAGTTRDVIEVQLDLDGYPVTVIDTAGIRETDDPVEQEGVRRARARAEDADLVLWLVEAGRAVDPAAIPLLGTSGNAGSRSGSVWIVRNKIDLSGVEDVGPGGAFGIAASRGDGIPELVDALVKFAAEFFGTIEGASVTRARQRDLLRRAADSLRRSLELVEEGEELAAEELRAAAYALGRLLGRVDVEDILGAIFQKFCVGK